Proteins encoded within one genomic window of Gallus gallus isolate bGalGal1 chromosome 1, bGalGal1.mat.broiler.GRCg7b, whole genome shotgun sequence:
- the TXNRD1 gene encoding thioredoxin reductase 1, cytoplasmic isoform 1 (UGA stop codon recoded as selenocysteine; isoform 1 is encoded by transcript variant 1) has translation MNGHTAVPHSYDYDLIVIGGGSGGLAAAKEAAKYEKKVMVLDFVTPTPLGNSWGLGGTCVNVGCIPKKLMHQAALLGQALQDSRKFGWQFTEEVKHNWMTMTESVQNYIGSLNWGYRVALREKKVTYENAYGEFVGPHTVKATNKRGVEKLYTAETFLIATGERPRYLGIPGDKEYCISSDDLFSLPYCPGKTLVVGASYVALECAGFLAGLGLDVTVMVRSILLRGFDQDMANKIGEYMEEHGIKFIREFVPIKVEQIEEGTPGRLKVAAKSTKDDQVIEEEYNTVLLAIGRDACTRKIGLDKVGVKINEKTGKIPVDDMEQTNVPYIYAIGDILQDRLELTPVAIQAGRLLVQRLYAGSTLKCDYVNVPTTVFTPLEYGACGYSEENAIQKFGEENIEVYHSHFWPLEWTVPSRDNNKCYAKIICNIQDNQRVIGFHVLGPNAGEVTQGFAAAMKCGLTKDQLDSTIGIHPVCAEVFTTLSITKRSGENTLQSGCUG, from the exons gAGGCTGccaaatatgaaaagaaagtgATGGTCCTAGACTTTGTAACACCTACGCCTCTGGGAAATTCATGGG GTCTTGGAGGAACATGTGTAAATGTGGGCTGTATACCAAAAAAGCTGATGCACCAGGCAGCTTTACTGGGACAAGCCTTGCAAGATTCACGCAAATTTGGATGGCAATTTACAGAAGAAG TCAAACACAACTGGATGACTATGACCGAATCTGTTCAGAATTACATTGGCTCACTGAACTGGGGCTATCGGGTAGCcctgagagagaagaaagtcaCGTATGAGAATGCATATGGAGAATTTGTTGGGCCCCACACAGTGAAG GCAACAAATAAAAGAGGAGTTGAAAAACTGTACACAGCTGAGACGTTTCTCATTGCCACTGGTGAGAGGCCACGCTACCTGGGTATCCCTGGAGACAAGGAATACTGCATTAGCAG TGATGATCTTTTCTCCCTGCCTTACTGTCCGGGGAAAACTCTGGTGGTTGGAGCTTCCTATGTTGCCTTGGAATGTGCAGGATTTCTTGCAGGTCTTGGATTAGATGTCACTGTAATGGTGAGATCCATTCTTTTAAGAGGATTTGACCAGGATATGGCAAACAAAATTGGTGAATATATGGAAGAGCATGGAATCAAATTTATTAGAGAATTTGTTCCAATCAAG GTTGAACAGATTGAAGAAGGAACTCCTGGAAGACTGAAAGTTGCAGCCAAGTCCACCAAGGATGACCAAGTAATTGAAGAGGAATACAATACT gtgCTGCTAGCAATTGGAAGAGATGCGTGTACAAGAAAAATTGGTTTGGACAAAGTTGGAGTGAAAATCAATGAAAA AACGGGAAAAATACCTGTGGATGACATGGAGCAAACAAACGTGCCATATATTTATGCTATTGGAGATATACTGCAGGACAGGCTGGAACTCACACCAGTGGCAATCCAGGCAGGAAGACTGTTAGTTCAAAGGCTTTACGCGGGGTCAACCCTTAAG TGTGACTATGTGAATGTTCCCACCACGGTGTTCACTCCTTTAGAGTATGGAGCCTGCGGATATTCTGAAGAGAATGCAATACAGAAGTTTGGGGAAGAAAACATTGAG GTGTACCATAGTCATTTCTGGCCACTGGAATGGACTGTACCATCCAGAGACAACAACAAATGCTATGCAAAGATCATTTGCAATATTCAAGATAAT CAGAGAGTCATTGGTTTCCATGTCCTCGGTCCAAATGCTGGAGAAGTCACCCAAGGCTTTGCAGCAGCTATGAAATGTGGACTGACCAAAGACCAGTTGGACAGCACCATAGGAATTCATCCAGTCTGTGCAGAG GTATTCACCACTCTGTCCATCACCAAGCGTTCTGGTGAAAATACCCTGCAGTCTGGTTGCTGAGGTTAA
- the TXNRD1 gene encoding thioredoxin reductase 1, cytoplasmic isoform 2 (UGA stop codon recoded as selenocysteine; isoform 2 is encoded by transcript variant 2) has translation MNGHTAVPHSYDYDLIVIGGGSGGLAAAKEAAKYEKKVMVLDFVTPTPLGNSWGLGGTCVNVGCIPKKLMHQAALLGQALQDSRKFGWQFTEEVKHNWMTMTESVQNYIGSLNWGYRVALREKKVTYENAYGEFVGPHTVKATNKRGVEKLYTAETFLIATGERPRYLGIPGDKEYCISSDDLFSLPYCPGKTLVVGASYVALECAGFLAGLGLDVTVMVRSILLRGFDQDMANKIGEYMEEHGIKFIREFVPIKVEQIEEGTPGRLKVAAKSTKDDQVIEEEYNTVLLAIGRDACTRKIGLDKVGVKINEKTGKIPVDDMEQTNVPYIYAIGDILQDRLELTPVAIQAGRLLVQRLYAGSTLKCDYVNVPTTVFTPLEYGACGYSEENAIQKFGEENIEVYHSHFWPLEWTVPSRDNNKCYAKIICNIQDNRVIGFHVLGPNAGEVTQGFAAAMKCGLTKDQLDSTIGIHPVCAEVFTTLSITKRSGENTLQSGCUG, from the exons gAGGCTGccaaatatgaaaagaaagtgATGGTCCTAGACTTTGTAACACCTACGCCTCTGGGAAATTCATGGG GTCTTGGAGGAACATGTGTAAATGTGGGCTGTATACCAAAAAAGCTGATGCACCAGGCAGCTTTACTGGGACAAGCCTTGCAAGATTCACGCAAATTTGGATGGCAATTTACAGAAGAAG TCAAACACAACTGGATGACTATGACCGAATCTGTTCAGAATTACATTGGCTCACTGAACTGGGGCTATCGGGTAGCcctgagagagaagaaagtcaCGTATGAGAATGCATATGGAGAATTTGTTGGGCCCCACACAGTGAAG GCAACAAATAAAAGAGGAGTTGAAAAACTGTACACAGCTGAGACGTTTCTCATTGCCACTGGTGAGAGGCCACGCTACCTGGGTATCCCTGGAGACAAGGAATACTGCATTAGCAG TGATGATCTTTTCTCCCTGCCTTACTGTCCGGGGAAAACTCTGGTGGTTGGAGCTTCCTATGTTGCCTTGGAATGTGCAGGATTTCTTGCAGGTCTTGGATTAGATGTCACTGTAATGGTGAGATCCATTCTTTTAAGAGGATTTGACCAGGATATGGCAAACAAAATTGGTGAATATATGGAAGAGCATGGAATCAAATTTATTAGAGAATTTGTTCCAATCAAG GTTGAACAGATTGAAGAAGGAACTCCTGGAAGACTGAAAGTTGCAGCCAAGTCCACCAAGGATGACCAAGTAATTGAAGAGGAATACAATACT gtgCTGCTAGCAATTGGAAGAGATGCGTGTACAAGAAAAATTGGTTTGGACAAAGTTGGAGTGAAAATCAATGAAAA AACGGGAAAAATACCTGTGGATGACATGGAGCAAACAAACGTGCCATATATTTATGCTATTGGAGATATACTGCAGGACAGGCTGGAACTCACACCAGTGGCAATCCAGGCAGGAAGACTGTTAGTTCAAAGGCTTTACGCGGGGTCAACCCTTAAG TGTGACTATGTGAATGTTCCCACCACGGTGTTCACTCCTTTAGAGTATGGAGCCTGCGGATATTCTGAAGAGAATGCAATACAGAAGTTTGGGGAAGAAAACATTGAG GTGTACCATAGTCATTTCTGGCCACTGGAATGGACTGTACCATCCAGAGACAACAACAAATGCTATGCAAAGATCATTTGCAATATTCAAGATAAT AGAGTCATTGGTTTCCATGTCCTCGGTCCAAATGCTGGAGAAGTCACCCAAGGCTTTGCAGCAGCTATGAAATGTGGACTGACCAAAGACCAGTTGGACAGCACCATAGGAATTCATCCAGTCTGTGCAGAG GTATTCACCACTCTGTCCATCACCAAGCGTTCTGGTGAAAATACCCTGCAGTCTGGTTGCTGAGGTTAA